A stretch of the Medicago truncatula cultivar Jemalong A17 chromosome 5, MtrunA17r5.0-ANR, whole genome shotgun sequence genome encodes the following:
- the LOC11437400 gene encoding uncharacterized protein, protein MAVELAAFSFGPKGYISNKNKHVSALAFNPKAYYLIIRFPYSGTWKIFYRLVLLALFVASFPLISSSFVSRNPSLDDSASNMKILPQQQLNGFVNMDQLLTLLFNDLTNEGLVKKSNKHRAVFLGDQELEGVHQFQSFIDQYNMDYISLNDMEKQSSILDGTVDFVFTSNFPASSQFIDRTLKTNGIAAVVILNAAAFHKPSNYKVAYMRRFQKVVMAMKKTTTSPVKLGSQRKLLGYATEAKRAALQKLEDVLLEPPRAASGKSRVYLKRTKYLPDLMGDTLESYPRRVFIDVGLPQKDGGSGTDWFSKNYPTRNKNFEMYKIETVVEGSPTTQVEMSDWLMKNVKDEEYVVMKAEAEVVEEMMRSKSIMLVDELFLECKPQGLNLKRGTRGRRAYWECLALYGKLRDEGVAVHQWWG, encoded by the coding sequence ATGGCGGTTGAACTAGCTGCTTTTTCCTTTGGACCAAAAGGAtacatttccaacaaaaacaagCATGTTAGTGCACTTGCTTTCAACCCAAAAGCTTATTATCTTATAATAAGGTTCCCTTATTCAGGAACATGGAAGATTTTTTATCGTTTGGTTCTTTTGGCATTGTTTGTGGCTTCATTCCCATTGATAAGTTCATCATTTGTTTCAAGAAACCCTAGTCTTGATGATTCAGCCTCAAACATGAAGATTCTTccacaacaacaactcaacGGATTTGTCAACATGGATCAACTTTTAACCCTCCTCTTCAACGACCTAACAAACGAAGGCCTTGTGAAGAAATCGAATAAAcacagagctgtttttcttggaGATCAAGAACTAGAAGGAGTTCATCAGTTTCAGAGTTTCATAGATCAATACAACATGGattacatttcattaaatgacATGGAGAAACAAAGTTCGATTCTTGATGGCACAGTCGATTTCGTCTTCACATCCAACTTCCCCGCTTCATCACAATTCATCGACAGAACCCTAAAAACAAATGGCATTGCAGCGGTGGTGATTCTAAATGCGGCTGCGTTTCATAAGCCTTCAAACTACAAGGTAGCTTACATGAGAAGGTTCCAGAAAGTAGTAATGGCAATGAAGAAAACAACAACTTCACCCGTTAAACTTGGTTCCCAACGAAAGCTATTAGGATACGCAACAGAGGCAAAGAGAGCAGCACTTCAGAAACTTGAGGATGTTCTCCTTGAGCCTCCACGTGCTGCCTCCGGTAAATCAAGAGTGTATTTGAAGCGTACAAAGTATTTACCTGATTTAATGGGTGACACACTTGAAAGCTACCCTCGTCGAGTTTTCATCGACGTAGGGTTGCCACAAAAAGATGGAGGTAGTGGAACAGATTGGTTTTCAAAGAATTATCCGACAAGGAACAAGAATTTTGAGATGTATAAGATAGAGACTGTGGTCGAGGGTTCGCCCACAACACAAGTTGAGATGTCGGATTGGTTGATGAAGAATGTAAAAGACGAAGAGTACGTGGTGATGAAAGCTGAGGCTGAAGTTGTTGAAGAAATGATGAGGAGCAAGTCTATTATGTTGGTGGATGAGCTTTTCTTGGAGTGCAAGCCACAAGGTTTGAATTTGAAACGAGGGACTAGAGGTAGAAGGGCATATTGGGAATGTTTGGCTTTATATGGAAAATTAAGAGATGAAGGAGTAGCAGTTCATCAGTGGTGGGGTTAA
- the LOC11427412 gene encoding universal stress protein PHOS34 isoform X2 gives MSESGNLGVVVVAVDGSEESMNALRWALENLKLRSPAPDSTDAGSFIILHVQSPPSIATGLNPGSIPFGGPSDLEVPAFAAAIEAHQKRITDSIFDHALGICSTFNTKVRTHVVVGDPKEKICETVQDLHADVLVMGSRAFGPIKRMFLGSVSNYCAHHSECPVTIIKGKGGVNKGN, from the exons ATGTCGGAATCCGGAAATCTCGGTGTAGTAGTAGTAGCAGTAGACGGAAGCGAAGAGAGCATGAACGCTCTCCGCTGGGCGTTAGAAAATCTCAAGCTCCGATCACCTGCACCCGATTCCACCGACGCTGGTTCTTTCATCATCCTCCACGTTCAATCTCCGCCGTCAATCGCCACCGGTCTTAATCCCGGTTCCATCCCTTTCGGTGGACCCA GTGATCTTGAAGTTCCTGCGTTTGCTGCTGCAATTGAAGCTCATCAGAAACGTATTACTGATTCTATTTTTGATCATGCTTTGGGAATTTGCTCCACCTTCAAC ACTAAGGTCAGGACtcatgttgttgttggtgatccAAAGGAGAAGATTTGTGAAACTGTACAGGATTTGCATGCTGATGTGCTTGTGATGGGGTCTCGGGCTTTTGGCCCTATTAAGAG AATGTTCCTGGGAAGTGTTAGCAACTACTGTGCCCACCATTCTGAGTGTCCAGTCACCATCATCAAAGGAAAGGGCGGTGTTAATAAGGGAAACTAA
- the LOC11427412 gene encoding universal stress protein PHOS34 isoform X1: MSESGNLGVVVVAVDGSEESMNALRWALENLKLRSPAPDSTDAGSFIILHVQSPPSIATGLNPGSIPFGGPSDLEVPAFAAAIEAHQKRITDSIFDHALGICSTFNVKTKVRTHVVVGDPKEKICETVQDLHADVLVMGSRAFGPIKRMFLGSVSNYCAHHSECPVTIIKGKGGVNKGN; the protein is encoded by the exons ATGTCGGAATCCGGAAATCTCGGTGTAGTAGTAGTAGCAGTAGACGGAAGCGAAGAGAGCATGAACGCTCTCCGCTGGGCGTTAGAAAATCTCAAGCTCCGATCACCTGCACCCGATTCCACCGACGCTGGTTCTTTCATCATCCTCCACGTTCAATCTCCGCCGTCAATCGCCACCGGTCTTAATCCCGGTTCCATCCCTTTCGGTGGACCCA GTGATCTTGAAGTTCCTGCGTTTGCTGCTGCAATTGAAGCTCATCAGAAACGTATTACTGATTCTATTTTTGATCATGCTTTGGGAATTTGCTCCACCTTCAACGTAAAG ACTAAGGTCAGGACtcatgttgttgttggtgatccAAAGGAGAAGATTTGTGAAACTGTACAGGATTTGCATGCTGATGTGCTTGTGATGGGGTCTCGGGCTTTTGGCCCTATTAAGAG AATGTTCCTGGGAAGTGTTAGCAACTACTGTGCCCACCATTCTGAGTGTCCAGTCACCATCATCAAAGGAAAGGGCGGTGTTAATAAGGGAAACTAA